TCGGTATCCCCAGGCGTTATGCTTTCCATCCTATCGACGACGTGCTGAGCCTCTTCGAGGCGACCTCCCTCGAGGAACGCATTGAATTTCCTCTGAAGAAGATTAGGGTCGTCGGGAACCAGCCTGGAGGCCTCTTCTAAACGTTGTAGGGCGAGATCCAAGTCGGCTTCCGTGCGGTCGAGCTCGTGAATGCGCAGATAGGCGTCCGCTTCCAAAAGATAGGCTTCCAAGAAGCGAGGGGACTCTCGGCGGATCTCCGCAGCTTCTTGAGCAATCTCGCGGTCTGACATTGCGGAGCCGCGCTGATCATAGGCTCGGCGCAAGCGGAGATACTGTTCGTAGTCCTCCTCCCGTACGTCCAGCACGAGGTTCGGATTGCGGGGAGGATGTTCCGGGTAGAGACGATTCAAGTGCAGAGTCACCGCACGGGCCAAGGCATAGGGATCGTCGGCAGGGACTTCGAAACTCTTGGGTTGCCCCTTCAGCTGCCCGGTCTCGGTATCCACTCGCGAGAGCGTTGCCTGGCAGGAGCGGAAGCGGCAAACGAGCTTGGAGGTGAGGTACTCGCCCGCCGCCACGCTTCTTGCGATCTCCGCTGGCGAGCCTTGTAAGGACTCGACATGCTCGGGGGAGACCGGTGAGATACCGCGCAACGAAAGAAGGCTGTTGTTCACGGCGGTGCGAATGCCCGAAGGCAGCAGATGGGCCTCGGGTACGTCGTCTGCGGCTTCTAACTGAGTGGGCATCACCGCCACATAGACCGGCGGCATCTCCGGTTGCCAGAGCGACCGGGTAAACCAGCCTGCCGCGGCGAGAACGATCAGTGCCAGCACCACCACCAACCAGCGCCGTCCACGCCCTCCGGTCGTCGTCGTGTTGGGGCGGACGGCGGGAATGGGCCTCTGTACGGTGGGAGCGTCGGAGGAGGAGAGATGCTCCGCTAGCGATTTGTCGATCACCGTCGGTGGCAGGCCGGTGTGGGCGCCGGTGGCGCCGGTGGTGCGGGCGAGAGCGGGGCTGAAGCTGCCTAGGTCCCGGAGGATCTCCTCCAGCTCCGAAGAGACCGTGCGGGCGTTGGCGGGGCGCTTCTCCGGATCCTTCTGCAGCAACCTCTCGATGAGGTCCGAAAGCTTCTGCGGGAGCTCCGGATTGACCTCCCGGGCGGGGGGCTGGGGCAGGGTGCACACCCGGGTGAGCGTCTCCACCGGAGAGGCGCCGAGGAATGGGGAGTTGCCGGTGACCGCCTCGTAGAGCAGGGTGCCCAGGGAGAAGAGGTCCGAGCGGTGGTCCAGCTTGCCTCCCAGAGCCTGCTCCGGGGACATGCTGCGCACCGTCCCCAAGACCTTGCCCTCGAGGGAGAGAGTCGGCTCGGAGCTGTCATGCCAGAGCTTCTTGGCCAGCCCGAAGTCGAGAATCTTGGCGTGGCCGCCGGGGGTGACGATGATGTTCTCGGCCTTCAGGTCGCGGTGCACGATGCCCTTGTCGTGGGCTTCGGCGAGACCCTCGCTGATCTCGTGGGCGAGGCGCAATCCCTGGGCCAGATCGAGGGATCCTTCCTCCAGCCGGTGGGCCAGGGTGTCCCCGTCCACCAGCTCCATGATGATCCAATCGCTGCCCTGGGCGTCGAGGATGTCGTAGATCCCGACGATGGCCGGATGCTTGAGACCGGCGGCGGCGCGGGCTTCGCGACGCAGGCGTTCCCGGGCTCGCTGATCCTCCGCGTTCTCCGGATGGATCTTCTTCAGCGCCACCCAGCGGTCGAGCTGTTCGTCGTAGGCCTTGAAAACAGCGCCCATACCGCCGGCGCCCAGCCGGTTGACGATGCGGTATCGCCCGATGTGTTCGGGGGGCTGCTCGGGAGTCTCGCTCATCGGTGGCCAGCACCCCCGGCGGGAACATGGCAGGGGGCCTCGGGTTTCGCTCCGGGGTCCGGCGAAGATCTTCCAGCGTCGGGCCGGCCGCTGGAACGACGGTGCCTGGAGGGATGGTCCAAGACCTGAAGATGGAGAGCTGACGTTCTTTCGCCAGCATGGCGTTCGGGCATGGTCCATGGAGTTTAGCG
This DNA window, taken from Acidobacteriota bacterium, encodes the following:
- a CDS encoding tetratricopeptide repeat protein, whose translation is MSETPEQPPEHIGRYRIVNRLGAGGMGAVFKAYDEQLDRWVALKKIHPENAEDQRARERLRREARAAAGLKHPAIVGIYDILDAQGSDWIIMELVDGDTLAHRLEEGSLDLAQGLRLAHEISEGLAEAHDKGIVHRDLKAENIIVTPGGHAKILDFGLAKKLWHDSSEPTLSLEGKVLGTVRSMSPEQALGGKLDHRSDLFSLGTLLYEAVTGNSPFLGASPVETLTRVCTLPQPPAREVNPELPQKLSDLIERLLQKDPEKRPANARTVSSELEEILRDLGSFSPALARTTGATGAHTGLPPTVIDKSLAEHLSSSDAPTVQRPIPAVRPNTTTTGGRGRRWLVVVLALIVLAAAGWFTRSLWQPEMPPVYVAVMPTQLEAADDVPEAHLLPSGIRTAVNNSLLSLRGISPVSPEHVESLQGSPAEIARSVAAGEYLTSKLVCRFRSCQATLSRVDTETGQLKGQPKSFEVPADDPYALARAVTLHLNRLYPEHPPRNPNLVLDVREEDYEQYLRLRRAYDQRGSAMSDREIAQEAAEIRRESPRFLEAYLLEADAYLRIHELDRTEADLDLALQRLEEASRLVPDDPNLLQRKFNAFLEGGRLEEAQHVVDRMESITPGDTENLVNRARLLGARQEHDRALQLMRRAAEQRPSWSILSRLSFMEAEQGHVHRARELLEAILSRDEDNSQALSRLAQLELEFGDIARSAEIYQQLIGSGESMTNYYSNLGLALMLQGDYEGAMEPFLQAVEVSPQSPADRLNLADTLKLLGHPDESREEYAKALGLCDQEPQPDHPAVLTIRAQALAHLGRESEAVDAVRSALQQAPKNPGVLFESSLVYALVGEHFSAISCAEQALDAGYQKRWYELPWFDSLRKVSGFRVLFEAQPSPSSNNGEG